A window from Carassius gibelio isolate Cgi1373 ecotype wild population from Czech Republic chromosome B3, carGib1.2-hapl.c, whole genome shotgun sequence encodes these proteins:
- the prr36b gene encoding mucin-5AC isoform X7, which translates to MKPDGVDTAAMEPMEALNAGPAVEVMPVGEAQDQAVPATQTEGEPQQKEATNKPEKDKPVDPKAKTKVTAKTKTTTTGTKASTTTSRPTTGQSRLTNGAQKSQANGVTKKTTTAGLEKKASTTAATKKTVSSTSAPQTKVAEKKPVGMARPASAPANGVKTTGAAQPIKKATAAPVNGLKSKPKATAPAPRPATASTTKTSTTGSPKPDKPPVAKTARSAGSAPAARSSPAAPKPGTPTTASKTSTATSRPTTATPKTPSSTAKPSPAKTTAPSAGRTPTPKTTTPVKKDVSKQPSIPAAKKPTSSPLARPAPTKTTKSDTPKSASTVKAESVPKKPTTPSKVADVKTSKPKESKAIPSKEVSASPKTTGSKLSTKTSSPKKSVGSSTPMALKGGPKASQPVDATATEGEKKDVVPAVVAATTVAAAVVSVVTSEAAPEDSATAFVPAATEEAPEELLTQVNPAASEVKFEAPFTTPIHASSEDPKEDSNKMAKHVPAPTTIEEPEDKVTPVISDVTEETPEDSVTPVRPEEIPEDTTMSAILQEETVSHVISSEETSEEVTTPVIPPTSYEAREEMVSPGIPSEETPEDVTIPFIPPTSYEAREETISPVIPSEDTPEDVTTPVIPPTSYEAREETVSPVIPYEEVTTPAIPPTSYEAREETLSPGIPSEETPEDLTTSVIPPTSYEAREETVSPVISAAFEETPEVVTAAVIPPTSYEAAEESISPVISPATEEIPEETTASYIPPTSYEAPVENTSPVISPAFEEEPEDTVTPVVSPTSDEVKLVYPQDVPQRMDTYRDDNAMSQLEADVDYVSLEEPVPAVSPLGTTVLSPPSSPTRPPSMPVEHPRSTPFLSMQGPIEPWAETSSLCPSSVTIENEEQDEARQQDEESEQDNENNQDDIQMPSAAENLIKDFDLMGSTGGDHIKNAAPVSPLQVREEAVEKAEEEINEDDEEEEEEEEEEEEEEVKDIGIKQSGPQTEKEIDLKKGVADFASSDWGMLHSDEEYSSNKHDSEVTSPFNAEDSCIAKETGDFIMTEADRDQPFTGPPGIQSFGSEDEEEDEEDEHLKEDMDLELEHDDEHHKQQKDINVENEDVDMVHRGMDESALGVSRNDKVEDEDDNDYREESHLDLNSMGHTAQATSMPLTAAWSNSNPFSDSWAQPSSVQSESNLSASRVQDLDTLTKFPGDPDPTTTFLAEPDITPKSPTEDFLDMSPSLIQASEPQLDLQEETGSSVPVESGILAPPAIGMSQSSTLSGTALAAHSSSETSTPEELRDYDSSSGVESRSDKQQTPVPAMPTDIEQDLGIHLERGDGEEEEAETLPADEVLGDAATAPASVPSSPSTSGDEASDIEGEMQITDPDVAVDDNATDPDNLAALEEDEEAPERIGEEDGGTPQSANSVASYGFDCSASISNAHSMAESCGKSPGIFSLENEEQLPEEAKDPSFIKELTLPAATAYSDDLLGCPVDLLPISEPTENDAGFDEHYMMCSKTDPGAIEEMDPESPMHLSPQHGDDSDGQPPYYSAICDKTDNFLAGNV; encoded by the exons ATGAAACCGGATGGTGTTGACACGGCAGCAATGGAGCCAATGGAAGCATTAAATGCAGGTCCTGCGGTCGAGGTGATGCCGGTGGGCGAAGCTCAGGACCAGGCTGTGCCTGCGACGCAAACAGAAGGTGAACCGCAGCAAAAAGAGGCAACCAACAAGCCCGAAAAGGACAAGCCTGTGGATCCCAAAGCTAAGACGAAGGTTACTGCCAAAACAAAGACAACCACCACTGGAACCAAGGCATCTACAACCACCTCTCGTCCCACCACTGGCCAAAGCCGCCTGACAAATGGGGCACAGAAGTCGCAAGCTAATGGCGTCACAAAAAAGACCACCACAGCAGGCCTGGAGAAGAAAGCCTCAACCACGGCTGCCACTAAAAAAACAGTTAGCTCTACTTCTGCACCCCAAACCAAGGTGGCTGAGAAAAAGCCGGTGGGGATGGCGAGACCTGCCAGTGCTCCAGCCAATGGTGTGAAAACAACAGGGGCCGCACAGCCCATAAAGAAAGCCACTGCTGCACCAGTCAATGGTCTGAAGTCTAAACCAAAAGCTACAG CTCCAGCTCCAAGACCTGCCACTGCGTCCACCACCAAGACCAGCACCACTGGCTCTCCCAAACCTGATAAGCCACCTGTCGCCAAGACTGCCAG GTCGGCTGGCTCTGCTCCTGCTGCCCGTTCTTCCCCTGCTGCCCCTAAGCCTGGGACACCGACAACCGCCAGCAAGACATCTACAGCCACATCCAGGCCCACTACTGCAACACCCAAGACACCATCTTCTACCGCTAAACCTTCTCCTGCTAAAACCACAGCACCCTCTGCTGGCCGCACTCCCACTCCTAAGACCACAACACCTGTCAAGAAAG ATGTCAGTAAGCAGCCATCTATTCCAGCGGCCAAGAAGCCCACTTCTTCTCCACTTGCCAGGCCAGCACCAACCAAGACCACCAAGTCTGACACCCCTAAGTCAGCCTCCACTGTCAAGGCAGAATCAGTCCCAAAAAAACCCACCACCCCTAGCAAGGTGGCAGACGTTAAGACTAGTAAACCCAAGGAGAGCAAAGCAATACCTTCCAAGGAGGTTAGCGCAAGCCCCAAGACCACAGGCAGCAAGCTCAGCACTAAGACAAGCAGCCCAAAGAAGTCAGTTGGCAGTAGCACACCAATGGCATTGAAGGGTGGACCAAAAGCTTCCCAGCCTGTGGATGCAACAGCCACAGAGGGTGAGAAAAAGGATGTGGTACCGGCTGTGGTTGCAGCCACTACTGTAGCTGCTGCTGTTGTTTCTGTGGTGACCTCTGAGGCAGCACCTGAAGACTCAGCTACAGCTTTTGTTCCTGCTGCGACTGAAGAAGCACCTGAGGAATTATTAACCCAGGTCAATCCTGCTGCCTCTGAGGTGAAATTTGAAGCCCCATTTACAACTCCAATTCATGCTTCCTCTGAGGACCCTAAAGAGGATTCTAACAAAATGGCCAAACATGTCCCTGCCCCTACCACTATTGAAGAACCTGAAGACAAAGTTACACCTGTCATTTCCGATGTCACTGAGGAAACACCAGAAGACTCTGTTACACCTGTCCGTCCTGAAGAAATACCTGAAGACACAACTATGTCTGCCATTCTACAAGAGGAAACTGTTTCCCATGTAATTTCTTCTGAAGAAACATCTGAAGAAGTAACTACACCTGTCATTCCTCCTACCTCTTATGAGGCACGAGAAGAAATGGTTTCACCTGGCATTCCTTCTGAAGAAACACCTGAAGACGTAACTATACCTTTCATCCCTCCTAC CTCTTATGAGGCACGAGAAGAAACTATTTCACCCGTCATTCCTTCTGAAGACACACCTGAAGATGTAACTACACCCGTTATCCCTCCTACCTCTTATGAGGCACGAGAAGAAACTGTTTCACCCGTCATTCCTTATGAAGAAGTAACTACACCTGCCATTCCTCCTACCTCTTATGAGGCACGAGAAGAAACTCTGTCACCTGGCATTCCTTCTGAAGAAACACCTGAAGACTTAACTACATCTGTCATTCCTCCTACCTCTTATGAGGCACGAGAAGAAACGGTTTCACCTGTAATTTCTGCTGCTTTTGAAGAAACACCTGAAGTTGTAACTGCAGCCGTCATTCCCCCTACCTCTTACGAGGCAGCTGAAGAATCAATTTCACCTGTCATTTCTCCTGCCACTGAAGAAATACCTGAAGAAACAACTGCATCATATATTCCCCCAACTTCTTATGAGGCACCTGTAGAAAACACTTCACCAGTAATTTCTCCAGCCTTTGAAGAGGAACCTGAAGACACTGTTACACCTGTTGTTTCTCCTACTTCTGATGAGGTGAAACTTGTCTATCCCCAGGACGTCCCCCAGAGGATGGACACTTATAGAGATGATAATGCCATGTCTCAGCTGGAGGCTGATGTAGACTATGTCAGTCTGGAGGAGCCAGTGCCTGCTGTTTCTCCCCTGGGAACCACAGTATTGTCCCCACCATCCTCTCCCACCAGACCACCATCCATGCCAGTCGAGCACCCAAGATCAACTCCCTTCCTGAGCATGCAGGGTCCAATTGAACCATGGGCAGAGACCTCTTCACTGTGCCCCAGTTCTGTGACCATAGAGAATGAGGAGCAGGATGAAGCAAGACAGCAAGATGAAGAAAGTGAGCAGGATAATGAAAACAATCAGGATGACATACAGATGCCCTCTGCAGCTGAGAATTTGATCAAAGACTTTGATCTGATGGGCTCCACTGGTGGGGATCACATCAAAAATGCAGCTCCTGTCTCTCCCTTACAAGTACGAGAGGAGGCGGTGGAGAAAGCTGAAGAAGAGATTAATGAAgacgatgaggaggaggaggaagaggaagaggaggaggaagaagaggaggtaAAAGACATTGGCATAAAGCAATCAGGTCCCCAAACAGAGAAAGAAATTGACCTCAAAAAGGGGGTGGCAGATTTTGCCAGCTCTGATTGGGGTATGTTGCACTCAGATGAAGAGTACAGCAGTAACAAACATGACTCAGAAGTGACATCTCCTTTTAATGCTGAAGACAGCTGTATTGCGAAAGAGACAGGTGACTTTATCATGACTGAGGCAGACAGGGATCAGCCATTCACAGGGCCTCCTGGAATACAGTCATTTGGTAgtgaagatgaggaagaggatgaagaaGACGAGCATCTGAAGGAAGACATGGATCTAGAATTAGAGCATGATGATGAACATCACAAACAACAGAAAGACATAAATGTAGAAAATGAAGATGTAGATATGGTCCACAGGGGCATGGATGAGAGTGCACTTGGGGTTAGTAGAAATGACAAAGTTGAAGATGAAGATGACAATGATTACAGAGAGGAGAGTCATCTAGACCTCAACAGCATGGGTCACACTGCTCAAGCAACATCTATGCCTTTGACAGCAGCATGGAGTAATTCCAATCCATTCTCTGATTCCTGGGCTCAGCCTTCTTCCGTCCAGTCTGAATCAAACCTGTCAGCTTCAAGAGTTCAAGATCTAGACACACTCACCAAATTCCCAGGCGATCCAGATCCAACCACCACATTCCTAGCTGAACCAGATATAACCCCCAAATCCCCAACTGAAGATTTTCTGGACATGAGTCCATCCCTGATTCAGGCCTCTGAACCTCAGCTTGACCTCCAAGAGGAGACAGGGAGCTCAGTCCCAGTGGAGTCGGGTATCCTGGCTCCTCCTGCCATTGGAATGTCCCAGTCCAGCACCCTCAGTGGAACAGCCCTGGCTGCCCATAGCAGCAGTGAGACCAGCACACCTGAAGAGCTTCGAGATTATGACAGCAGCTCAGGTGTAGAATCCCGATCAGACAAGCAGCAGACGCCAGTCCCTGCCATGCCAACAGACATAGAGCAGGACTTAGGTATTCACCTTGAGCGAGGTGatggggaggaggaagaggcagAAACCCTACCAGCCGATGAAGTACTGGGTGATGCTGCAACAGCACCAGCCTCTGTACCATCATCACCATCAACCTCTGGTGATGAGGCCAGTGATATAGAGGGTGAGATGCAAATCACTGATCCTGATGTTGCAGTTGATGACAACGCAACAGATCCTGACAACCTCGCAGCtctggaggaggatgaggaggctcCTGAACGCATTGGAGAGGAAGATGGTGGTACGCCTCAGTCAGCAAACTCTGTGGCCTCGTATGGTTTTGACTGTTCCGCGTCCATCTCCAATGCCCACTCTATGGCTGAGAGCTGTGGAAAGAGTCCAGGCATCTTTAGCCTGGAAAATGAAGAGCAGCTTCCGGAAGAGGCCAAGGATCCCTCTTTCATTAAGGAACTCACCCTGCCAGCAGCTACCGCCTACAGTGATGACTTGTTGGGCTGCCCAGTGGATTTGCTGCCTATCAGCGAGCCCACAGAGAATGATGCTGGGTTTGATGAGCACTACATGATGTGCAGTAAGACAGACCCAGGCGCTATTGAGGAAATGGATCCTGAGTCCCCCATGCACCTCTCACCCCAACATGGGGACGATTCTGACGGCCAGCCACCGTATTACTCTGCTATATGTGATAAGACTGATAACTTTCTGGCAGGTAACGTATAA
- the prr36b gene encoding mucin-5AC isoform X4, with translation MKPDGVDTAAMEPMEALNAGPAVEVMPVGEAQDQAVPATQTEGEPQQKEATNKPEKDKPVDPKAKTKVTAKTKTTTTGTKASTTTSRPTTGQSRLTNGAQKSQANGVTKKTTTAGLEKKASTTAATKKTVSSTSAPQTKVAEKKPVGMARPASAPANGVKTTGAAQPIKKATAAPVNGLKSKPKATAPAPRPATASTTKTSTTGSPKPDKPPVAKTARSAGSAPAARSSPAAPKPGTPTTASKTSTATSRPTTATPKTPSSTAKPSPAKTTAPSAGRTPTPKTTTPVKKDVSKQPSIPAAKKPTSSPLARPAPTKTTKSDTPKSASTVKAESVPKKPTTPSKVADVKTSKPKESKAIPSKEVSASPKTTGSKLSTKTSSPKKSVGSSTPMALKGGPKASQPVDATATEGEKKDVVPAVVAATTVAAAVVSVVTSEAAPEDSATAFVPAATEEAPEELLTQVNPAASEVKFEAPFTTPIHASSEDPKEDSNKMAKHVPAPTTIEEPEDKVTPVISDVTEETPEDSVTPVRPEEIPEDTTMSAILQEETVSHVISSEETSEEVTTPFIPPTSYEAREETVSPVIPYEEVTTAVIPPTSYEAREETVSPVIPSEESPEDVTTPVISHTSYEAREETVSPVIPSEETPEEVTTPVISHTSYEAREETISPVIPSEDTPEDVTTPVIPPTSYEAREETVSPVIPYEEVTTPAIPPTSYEAREETLSPGIPSEETPEDLTTSVIPPTSYEAREETVSPVISAAFEETPEVVTAAVIPPTSYEAAEESISPVISPATEEIPEETTASYIPPTSYEAPVENTSPVISPAFEEEPEDTVTPVVSPTSDEVKLVYPQDVPQRMDTYRDDNAMSQLEADVDYVSLEEPVPAVSPLGTTVLSPPSSPTRPPSMPVEHPRSTPFLSMQGPIEPWAETSSLCPSSVTIENEEQDEARQQDEESEQDNENNQDDIQMPSAAENLIKDFDLMGSTGGDHIKNAAPVSPLQVREEAVEKAEEEINEDDEEEEEEEEEEEEEEVKDIGIKQSGPQTEKEIDLKKGVADFASSDWGMLHSDEEYSSNKHDSEVTSPFNAEDSCIAKETGDFIMTEADRDQPFTGPPGIQSFGSEDEEEDEEDEHLKEDMDLELEHDDEHHKQQKDINVENEDVDMVHRGMDESALGVSRNDKVEDEDDNDYREESHLDLNSMGHTAQATSMPLTAAWSNSNPFSDSWAQPSSVQSESNLSASRVQDLDTLTKFPGDPDPTTTFLAEPDITPKSPTEDFLDMSPSLIQASEPQLDLQEETGSSVPVESGILAPPAIGMSQSSTLSGTALAAHSSSETSTPEELRDYDSSSGVESRSDKQQTPVPAMPTDIEQDLGIHLERGDGEEEEAETLPADEVLGDAATAPASVPSSPSTSGDEASDIEGEMQITDPDVAVDDNATDPDNLAALEEDEEAPERIGEEDGGTPQSANSVASYGFDCSASISNAHSMAESCGKSPGIFSLENEEQLPEEAKDPSFIKELTLPAATAYSDDLLGCPVDLLPISEPTENDAGFDEHYMMCSKTDPGAIEEMDPESPMHLSPQHGDDSDGQPPYYSAICDKTDNFLAGNV, from the exons ATGAAACCGGATGGTGTTGACACGGCAGCAATGGAGCCAATGGAAGCATTAAATGCAGGTCCTGCGGTCGAGGTGATGCCGGTGGGCGAAGCTCAGGACCAGGCTGTGCCTGCGACGCAAACAGAAGGTGAACCGCAGCAAAAAGAGGCAACCAACAAGCCCGAAAAGGACAAGCCTGTGGATCCCAAAGCTAAGACGAAGGTTACTGCCAAAACAAAGACAACCACCACTGGAACCAAGGCATCTACAACCACCTCTCGTCCCACCACTGGCCAAAGCCGCCTGACAAATGGGGCACAGAAGTCGCAAGCTAATGGCGTCACAAAAAAGACCACCACAGCAGGCCTGGAGAAGAAAGCCTCAACCACGGCTGCCACTAAAAAAACAGTTAGCTCTACTTCTGCACCCCAAACCAAGGTGGCTGAGAAAAAGCCGGTGGGGATGGCGAGACCTGCCAGTGCTCCAGCCAATGGTGTGAAAACAACAGGGGCCGCACAGCCCATAAAGAAAGCCACTGCTGCACCAGTCAATGGTCTGAAGTCTAAACCAAAAGCTACAG CTCCAGCTCCAAGACCTGCCACTGCGTCCACCACCAAGACCAGCACCACTGGCTCTCCCAAACCTGATAAGCCACCTGTCGCCAAGACTGCCAG GTCGGCTGGCTCTGCTCCTGCTGCCCGTTCTTCCCCTGCTGCCCCTAAGCCTGGGACACCGACAACCGCCAGCAAGACATCTACAGCCACATCCAGGCCCACTACTGCAACACCCAAGACACCATCTTCTACCGCTAAACCTTCTCCTGCTAAAACCACAGCACCCTCTGCTGGCCGCACTCCCACTCCTAAGACCACAACACCTGTCAAGAAAG ATGTCAGTAAGCAGCCATCTATTCCAGCGGCCAAGAAGCCCACTTCTTCTCCACTTGCCAGGCCAGCACCAACCAAGACCACCAAGTCTGACACCCCTAAGTCAGCCTCCACTGTCAAGGCAGAATCAGTCCCAAAAAAACCCACCACCCCTAGCAAGGTGGCAGACGTTAAGACTAGTAAACCCAAGGAGAGCAAAGCAATACCTTCCAAGGAGGTTAGCGCAAGCCCCAAGACCACAGGCAGCAAGCTCAGCACTAAGACAAGCAGCCCAAAGAAGTCAGTTGGCAGTAGCACACCAATGGCATTGAAGGGTGGACCAAAAGCTTCCCAGCCTGTGGATGCAACAGCCACAGAGGGTGAGAAAAAGGATGTGGTACCGGCTGTGGTTGCAGCCACTACTGTAGCTGCTGCTGTTGTTTCTGTGGTGACCTCTGAGGCAGCACCTGAAGACTCAGCTACAGCTTTTGTTCCTGCTGCGACTGAAGAAGCACCTGAGGAATTATTAACCCAGGTCAATCCTGCTGCCTCTGAGGTGAAATTTGAAGCCCCATTTACAACTCCAATTCATGCTTCCTCTGAGGACCCTAAAGAGGATTCTAACAAAATGGCCAAACATGTCCCTGCCCCTACCACTATTGAAGAACCTGAAGACAAAGTTACACCTGTCATTTCCGATGTCACTGAGGAAACACCAGAAGACTCTGTTACACCTGTCCGTCCTGAAGAAATACCTGAAGACACAACTATGTCTGCCATTCTACAAGAGGAAACTGTTTCCCATGTAATTTCTTCTGAAGAAACATCTGAAGAAGTAACTACAC CTTTCATCCCTCCTACCTCTTATGAGGCACGAGAAGAAACTGTTTCACCCGTCATTCCTTATGAAGAAGTAACTACAGCTGTCATTCCTCCTACCTCTTATGAGGCACGAGAAGAAACTGTTTCACCTGTCATTCCTTCTGAAGAATCACCTGAAGATGTAACTACACCTGTCATTTCTCATACCTCTTATGAGGCACGAGAAGAAACTGTTTCGCCTGTCATTCCTTCTGAAGAAACACCTGAAGAAGTAACTACACCTGTCATTTCTCATACCTCTTATGAGGCACGAGAAGAAACTATTTCACCCGTCATTCCTTCTGAAGACACACCTGAAGATGTAACTACACCCGTTATCCCTCCTACCTCTTATGAGGCACGAGAAGAAACTGTTTCACCCGTCATTCCTTATGAAGAAGTAACTACACCTGCCATTCCTCCTACCTCTTATGAGGCACGAGAAGAAACTCTGTCACCTGGCATTCCTTCTGAAGAAACACCTGAAGACTTAACTACATCTGTCATTCCTCCTACCTCTTATGAGGCACGAGAAGAAACGGTTTCACCTGTAATTTCTGCTGCTTTTGAAGAAACACCTGAAGTTGTAACTGCAGCCGTCATTCCCCCTACCTCTTACGAGGCAGCTGAAGAATCAATTTCACCTGTCATTTCTCCTGCCACTGAAGAAATACCTGAAGAAACAACTGCATCATATATTCCCCCAACTTCTTATGAGGCACCTGTAGAAAACACTTCACCAGTAATTTCTCCAGCCTTTGAAGAGGAACCTGAAGACACTGTTACACCTGTTGTTTCTCCTACTTCTGATGAGGTGAAACTTGTCTATCCCCAGGACGTCCCCCAGAGGATGGACACTTATAGAGATGATAATGCCATGTCTCAGCTGGAGGCTGATGTAGACTATGTCAGTCTGGAGGAGCCAGTGCCTGCTGTTTCTCCCCTGGGAACCACAGTATTGTCCCCACCATCCTCTCCCACCAGACCACCATCCATGCCAGTCGAGCACCCAAGATCAACTCCCTTCCTGAGCATGCAGGGTCCAATTGAACCATGGGCAGAGACCTCTTCACTGTGCCCCAGTTCTGTGACCATAGAGAATGAGGAGCAGGATGAAGCAAGACAGCAAGATGAAGAAAGTGAGCAGGATAATGAAAACAATCAGGATGACATACAGATGCCCTCTGCAGCTGAGAATTTGATCAAAGACTTTGATCTGATGGGCTCCACTGGTGGGGATCACATCAAAAATGCAGCTCCTGTCTCTCCCTTACAAGTACGAGAGGAGGCGGTGGAGAAAGCTGAAGAAGAGATTAATGAAgacgatgaggaggaggaggaagaggaagaggaggaggaagaagaggaggtaAAAGACATTGGCATAAAGCAATCAGGTCCCCAAACAGAGAAAGAAATTGACCTCAAAAAGGGGGTGGCAGATTTTGCCAGCTCTGATTGGGGTATGTTGCACTCAGATGAAGAGTACAGCAGTAACAAACATGACTCAGAAGTGACATCTCCTTTTAATGCTGAAGACAGCTGTATTGCGAAAGAGACAGGTGACTTTATCATGACTGAGGCAGACAGGGATCAGCCATTCACAGGGCCTCCTGGAATACAGTCATTTGGTAgtgaagatgaggaagaggatgaagaaGACGAGCATCTGAAGGAAGACATGGATCTAGAATTAGAGCATGATGATGAACATCACAAACAACAGAAAGACATAAATGTAGAAAATGAAGATGTAGATATGGTCCACAGGGGCATGGATGAGAGTGCACTTGGGGTTAGTAGAAATGACAAAGTTGAAGATGAAGATGACAATGATTACAGAGAGGAGAGTCATCTAGACCTCAACAGCATGGGTCACACTGCTCAAGCAACATCTATGCCTTTGACAGCAGCATGGAGTAATTCCAATCCATTCTCTGATTCCTGGGCTCAGCCTTCTTCCGTCCAGTCTGAATCAAACCTGTCAGCTTCAAGAGTTCAAGATCTAGACACACTCACCAAATTCCCAGGCGATCCAGATCCAACCACCACATTCCTAGCTGAACCAGATATAACCCCCAAATCCCCAACTGAAGATTTTCTGGACATGAGTCCATCCCTGATTCAGGCCTCTGAACCTCAGCTTGACCTCCAAGAGGAGACAGGGAGCTCAGTCCCAGTGGAGTCGGGTATCCTGGCTCCTCCTGCCATTGGAATGTCCCAGTCCAGCACCCTCAGTGGAACAGCCCTGGCTGCCCATAGCAGCAGTGAGACCAGCACACCTGAAGAGCTTCGAGATTATGACAGCAGCTCAGGTGTAGAATCCCGATCAGACAAGCAGCAGACGCCAGTCCCTGCCATGCCAACAGACATAGAGCAGGACTTAGGTATTCACCTTGAGCGAGGTGatggggaggaggaagaggcagAAACCCTACCAGCCGATGAAGTACTGGGTGATGCTGCAACAGCACCAGCCTCTGTACCATCATCACCATCAACCTCTGGTGATGAGGCCAGTGATATAGAGGGTGAGATGCAAATCACTGATCCTGATGTTGCAGTTGATGACAACGCAACAGATCCTGACAACCTCGCAGCtctggaggaggatgaggaggctcCTGAACGCATTGGAGAGGAAGATGGTGGTACGCCTCAGTCAGCAAACTCTGTGGCCTCGTATGGTTTTGACTGTTCCGCGTCCATCTCCAATGCCCACTCTATGGCTGAGAGCTGTGGAAAGAGTCCAGGCATCTTTAGCCTGGAAAATGAAGAGCAGCTTCCGGAAGAGGCCAAGGATCCCTCTTTCATTAAGGAACTCACCCTGCCAGCAGCTACCGCCTACAGTGATGACTTGTTGGGCTGCCCAGTGGATTTGCTGCCTATCAGCGAGCCCACAGAGAATGATGCTGGGTTTGATGAGCACTACATGATGTGCAGTAAGACAGACCCAGGCGCTATTGAGGAAATGGATCCTGAGTCCCCCATGCACCTCTCACCCCAACATGGGGACGATTCTGACGGCCAGCCACCGTATTACTCTGCTATATGTGATAAGACTGATAACTTTCTGGCAGGTAACGTATAA